The nucleotide window CGACTTCCTGGTAGATAAGAAAAAAAATACACTCACCATCAGACGTGAGTTTTTAGCCGACCGCGAATTGGTTTGGGACTGTTACACTAAAAGCGAATTGCTGGATAAATGGTTTGCCCCCAAACCGCTGACCACCAAAACAAAATCGATGGACTTCCGTGAAAACGGACATTGGCATTACGCCATGGTGGAGCCCAACGGCACAGAATACTGGGGTTGGACTGACTACGTGAAAATCAAACCCATCGACTATTATACCTCCCTGGATGCTTTCTGTGATGCAGAAGGTGTAATCAATGAAAACCTACCCCGTGCAGAGTGGCTGGTAACATTCACCGATAAAGACGAAAACGCTATAGTAGAAACAGTCGTGACCTATAAGTCGCTTTCCGATCTGGAAGCGGTTGTTCAAATGGGCATGGAACAAGGAATGATCGCTACCCTGGAAAAACTGGATGAACTTTTATCAACTATAAACCACAGAAAAAATGAGCACTAAAGTCACAGTGACTACTGTCATCAACGCAGACGCTAAAAAAGTTTGGGACTATTACACCCAACCTGAGCACATTACCGGATGGAACTTTGCAGATCCTTCCTGGCATTGCCCTTCCGCCTCCAATGATATGCGGGTAGGTGGAAAATATGTGGCAAGAATGGAAGCAAAAGACGGAAGTTTTGGCTTTGACTTCGAAGCTACCTACAATGAAGTGGTGGATGGTGAAAAACTCTCCTATACCATGCCAGATAGCAGACAAGCAACGGTAGCCTTCCATAAAACCGGCAACCAAACCGAAGTTGTGGTAAACTTTGATCCTGAAACGGAGAACCCTATTGAAATGCAAAAGGGCGGCTGGCAGGCCATACTTGATAATTTCAAGAAATATACAGAAGCCAACTAACATCGAAAAACCTGTAATAAATAAAGAACCCTTCAAATCCAACGATCTGAAGGGTTCTTTTTAAGAAGGGTCTATTTATGCTTTGTTAAACGAATCGATCAGAAATCCGAGCAAAATAGCTGACGCGGTAAAAGAGATCATTCCCAGCAGATACGCTATCATAGCATACAAATAGCTGGCGAACTTCTTTCCACCCAGAAACTGCCCGATTGCCCATGAGCAATAAATAAGAACAACAGCTGTAGCCAACAGGATCAGATTAGTCCCGGTTATGCCTTCTACCAGCGCAAATACAGCAAAGAGAAGCATGCCTGTTCCCATCACAAAACACAGCATAATCAATATTTCGAAGAAATTATAACCACTTTTCCTGCACATTAATTTCAGCCAAAAGCCGATAAAAATCCCCATAATGATATTGGAGTAGCCATAGTGGCTTTCGATCCATGACATGATAGCCGTTGTAGCGGAATGTGCCGGCCCCCCATGATTTCCTTCGATGTGAAAGAAATGGGTAATGCTCGTATAGATCAGGGAAGTGACGATGATAAAAATGATCGGCTTAACAAGCCGGCTCCTGTCTTCGGAGACAAATGCCCTGATATTTTGTCCGGGCCGCAACAGGAGTGCCTTGATGGTGTAGAGAATTCCCTTTTCAAAATGCAGTATATGCTGAATTTCATGCATGATATAATGCCCGTCAACTCTTTTCAAAACAACAGGGCTGCCACAATTGCCGCAATACTTTTCATTTACAGTTTGGTTACAATTTCTGCAACTCCTGGCACCGGATAATTCCATAGTATAATATGTCTTTCTGTCAAAAATCAAAACAAAAAGCTTGCGAATGCCTACACCAGCGTGTAAATTTATAGCCATTTAAATGTTATAAATGAGGAATAACGCCAGTTCGCGCCTATTGACAAAAAATAAGTTAGGGGAAATCGAGGAAACAGACCAGCATGAACAACACTACCTGGAAGTGGTGAAGGCATTCGCACGCCTGACCTACGAAAGTCTGTACCTGATTGATTATACCGACATGTCATTTGAGTACGTATCAGAGAACCCGTTGTTCCTATGCGGGTATTCTGCCGGAGAAGTACTTCAACTGGGTTATGAATTTTACTTCCGGCATGTTCCGGAAAAGGAACTGGAACTACTGACGCTGATTAACGAAGTGGGATTTGATTTTTATGCAAGCGTTCCTGTACAGGAAAGAAAACTTTACAGCATCACCTATGATTTCCATCTGGTCCAGAAGGATGGTAAACAAATCCTGATCAATCATAAGCTGACACCGCTTTTTCTTACCAGCAACGGAAAGATGTGGAAGGCCATGTGTATCGTATCGCTCTCTCATCATCAAGCAGCTGGCAATGCCCGTATTTATAAACAGGGCTCCGTCGAAATGTGGGAACTGAACGTCGGAAAGAAAATGTGGCATAAGTCTGAAAAGCCTGTGCTCACCGAAAGGGAAACAGAAGTTTTACGCCTGCATGCACAAGGGCTCTCCATTAATCAGATTGCGGAAAAGATCTTTGTAGCACCGGATACCATTAAATACTACCGGCGACGGATATTTGAGCGCCTGGAAGTAAATAATATTATGGATGCGTTATCTTATGCCGTGAATAGTAAACTTATTTAATACCATTATCTGCAACCCGTTTTCCGTTTTTGACCTGGATCAAGGTTTATCGTTTTGCACAATGGCAACTTTGTGCCGGAATTAAAAACGATATGAAATGGAATATTTAAAATTAAAATCAGCAGCAGCCATTGATACATCTTCGGAAACGGGAACCATTCAACATCTGCTGACGCTCTGCAGCATTGTTTTCCTCGGCTTTTTAACATTGGGCATATCCCTCGGTACGTTGCCTTCTTTTATAACCAATAAACTACATTACAGCAGTTTGATGGTAGGTATTGTTATCGGCATTCAATCAGCAGCTACACTGGCAAGCAGACATTTTTCAGGGACTATCTGTGATACCAGAGGCAGTAAAAAGTCTGTCTGTTCAGGTTTAATTTTCTGCGCCCTGACCGGGGTATTTTATTTGCTCTCCAATGCAACAGTATCGCAGCCTTCCATCAGTCTTGTCCTGTTACTAATAGGGCGTTTGGTATTAGGGTTTGGAGAAAGTTTATTGATAACAGGCGCATTGTCATGGGGAATAGGTCTGATGGGAGTAAAATATTCCGGTAAGGTAATGGCCTGGAACGGGATTTCAATGTATGGTGCGCTGGCATTTGGTGCTCCTATCGGCATGTGGATGGAGAACAGCCTTTCATTAAACCAGGCTTTTATAGCCATCTTGATTTTGCCTGCTATAGCACTTGCACTGGCTGTTACACTTAAAGGTGTAATGCCGGCAGGTAGTGCAAGAATGCCGTTTTACAAAGTCATTAAATCCATTTGGCGGCAAGGTAGCGGATTGGCTTTAGCGACA belongs to Chitinophaga sp. HK235 and includes:
- a CDS encoding SRPBCC domain-containing protein, translating into MKHNLQFDFLVDKKKNTLTIRREFLADRELVWDCYTKSELLDKWFAPKPLTTKTKSMDFRENGHWHYAMVEPNGTEYWGWTDYVKIKPIDYYTSLDAFCDAEGVINENLPRAEWLVTFTDKDENAIVETVVTYKSLSDLEAVVQMGMEQGMIATLEKLDELLSTINHRKNEH
- a CDS encoding SRPBCC family protein, with protein sequence MSTKVTVTTVINADAKKVWDYYTQPEHITGWNFADPSWHCPSASNDMRVGGKYVARMEAKDGSFGFDFEATYNEVVDGEKLSYTMPDSRQATVAFHKTGNQTEVVVNFDPETENPIEMQKGGWQAILDNFKKYTEAN
- a CDS encoding DUF3667 domain-containing protein, which encodes MHEIQHILHFEKGILYTIKALLLRPGQNIRAFVSEDRSRLVKPIIFIIVTSLIYTSITHFFHIEGNHGGPAHSATTAIMSWIESHYGYSNIIMGIFIGFWLKLMCRKSGYNFFEILIMLCFVMGTGMLLFAVFALVEGITGTNLILLATAVVLIYCSWAIGQFLGGKKFASYLYAMIAYLLGMISFTASAILLGFLIDSFNKA
- a CDS encoding response regulator transcription factor; translated protein: MTKNKLGEIEETDQHEQHYLEVVKAFARLTYESLYLIDYTDMSFEYVSENPLFLCGYSAGEVLQLGYEFYFRHVPEKELELLTLINEVGFDFYASVPVQERKLYSITYDFHLVQKDGKQILINHKLTPLFLTSNGKMWKAMCIVSLSHHQAAGNARIYKQGSVEMWELNVGKKMWHKSEKPVLTERETEVLRLHAQGLSINQIAEKIFVAPDTIKYYRRRIFERLEVNNIMDALSYAVNSKLI
- a CDS encoding MFS transporter, whose protein sequence is MEYLKLKSAAAIDTSSETGTIQHLLTLCSIVFLGFLTLGISLGTLPSFITNKLHYSSLMVGIVIGIQSAATLASRHFSGTICDTRGSKKSVCSGLIFCALTGVFYLLSNATVSQPSISLVLLLIGRLVLGFGESLLITGALSWGIGLMGVKYSGKVMAWNGISMYGALAFGAPIGMWMENSLSLNQAFIAILILPAIALALAVTLKGVMPAGSARMPFYKVIKSIWRQGSGLALATVGFGVIASFITLYFAQQQWQNASLSLTIFGIAYILARLFFSHLPDKHGGHIIAFYSLLVEVAGLTCIRMATSSQMAFAGVALTGFGFSLVFPSLGVEAVKQVAPQNRGVALGAYVAFFDLALGITGPLAGLLAGYCGYAFIYLAAAVAAAIAILLNQAHRTKK